In one Agathobacter rectalis ATCC 33656 genomic region, the following are encoded:
- a CDS encoding SCP2 sterol-binding domain-containing protein: protein MKINIYYGGRGLLDDPTLYVISRIENVLKELRVKVERYNIYEHKNEIATLPQTFKDVDGIILATTVEWLGIGGYMQQFLDACWLYGDKEKISNTYMQPIVMSTTYGEREAETTLCNAWEILGGLPCSGLCGYVEDITTFQLNKEYNLIIEKRAENLYRTISQKIKSLPTSNQAVKQSVLRTQQLNLTPQESEQLSKYVSDDTYVKQQKEDIEELATMFKDMLGQQASTDDMPYIKELEAHFIPLREFKACYSFNIEGIKNPLYIKVDEDKLDIHYGEEDIVDVYAKFSKSIMESIIDGHMTFQRAFMTGEMTAKGNFKTLRMLDQIFPF from the coding sequence ATGAAGATAAATATTTATTATGGTGGAAGAGGTTTACTGGACGACCCGACACTGTATGTGATAAGCAGGATAGAAAATGTGCTAAAGGAGCTCCGCGTAAAGGTGGAGAGATACAATATCTATGAGCACAAAAATGAAATAGCTACATTGCCACAGACCTTTAAGGATGTAGATGGAATCATTCTCGCAACGACGGTTGAGTGGCTTGGTATAGGTGGATACATGCAGCAGTTCCTTGATGCATGCTGGCTCTACGGCGATAAGGAAAAGATAAGCAATACATATATGCAGCCTATTGTTATGTCTACCACATATGGAGAGCGCGAGGCAGAAACCACACTATGCAATGCATGGGAGATACTTGGCGGTCTGCCGTGCTCAGGGTTATGCGGATATGTAGAGGATATTACTACATTTCAGCTCAATAAGGAGTATAATCTCATAATAGAAAAACGCGCGGAGAATCTGTATCGCACGATATCCCAGAAGATTAAGAGCCTGCCTACAAGCAATCAGGCAGTGAAGCAAAGTGTACTCAGGACACAGCAGCTCAATCTCACCCCACAGGAGAGCGAGCAGCTGTCGAAGTATGTGTCTGATGATACATATGTAAAGCAGCAGAAGGAGGATATCGAGGAGCTTGCAACCATGTTCAAGGACATGCTCGGGCAGCAGGCGTCTACAGATGACATGCCATATATAAAGGAGCTTGAAGCACATTTTATTCCACTTCGTGAATTCAAAGCCTGCTATTCATTTAATATAGAGGGCATTAAAAATCCATTATATATAAAGGTGGATGAGGATAAGCTGGATATACACTATGGCGAAGAGGATATAGTGGATGTATACGCCAAATTTTCGAAGAGTATCATGGAGTCTATAATAGATGGTCACATGACCTTCCAGAGAGCATTTATGACCGGAGAAATGACAGCAAAAGGCAATTTCAAGACACTGCGCATGCTTGATCAGATATTTCCGTTTTAA
- a CDS encoding HIT family protein has protein sequence MKDDNCIFCKLANGDIPTNSIYEDDDFKVILDASPATKGHALILPKQHYANIFEIEDETLAKAAKLAKKIMTHEKDVLGCEGYNLVQNNGEVAGQTVFHFHMHLIPRYESDDNKNVIEWNHKEFTDDEMKKICDEMSM, from the coding sequence ATGAAAGATGACAACTGTATTTTCTGTAAACTGGCAAATGGGGATATCCCGACCAATTCAATCTACGAGGATGATGATTTCAAAGTAATACTCGATGCAAGTCCTGCTACAAAGGGACATGCACTTATCCTTCCAAAGCAGCATTATGCAAATATTTTTGAGATTGAGGATGAGACACTTGCCAAGGCAGCAAAGCTTGCAAAGAAGATTATGACACACGAGAAAGATGTGCTTGGCTGTGAAGGCTACAACCTGGTACAGAACAATGGCGAGGTGGCAGGCCAGACAGTATTCCATTTCCATATGCACCTGATTCCAAGATATGAGTCAGATGACAATAAGAATGTCATAGAGTGGAACCATAAGGAGTTCACTGATGACGAGATGAAGAAAATCTGCGACGAGATGAGCATGTAA
- a CDS encoding undecaprenyldiphospho-muramoylpentapeptide beta-N-acetylglucosaminyltransferase has translation MKKIVMTGGGTAGHVTPNIALMPALKEAGYDIEYIGSVNGMEKGLIEAQKIPYHGISSGKLRRYFDWKNFTDPFRVLKGYGQAVSLMKKIKPDVVFSKGGFVSVPVVLAAKHCHVPAIIHESDITPGLANKIAIKGAKKVCCNFPETMKYLPADKAVLTGSPIRRELFSGVAENAIKLCNFPDHNKPVILIIGGSLGSKKVNEAVREILPELLKDFYVIHLCGKGNLDNKLAGITGYAQFEYANAELTDMFALADMAISRAGANSICELLALHKPNILIPLSAAASRGDQVLNAKSFKKQGFSYVIEEEELTKDSLLSAVKEVYGNRDKYKDAMAKSGQMDSIATIIDLINSQVKKSS, from the coding sequence ATGAAGAAAATAGTTATGACAGGCGGCGGTACTGCAGGTCATGTCACTCCAAATATAGCTCTTATGCCGGCACTTAAGGAGGCCGGATACGATATCGAATACATTGGTTCAGTAAACGGAATGGAGAAGGGACTGATCGAAGCCCAGAAGATTCCTTACCACGGCATTTCATCAGGAAAGCTGCGCCGATACTTTGACTGGAAGAACTTTACAGACCCGTTCCGCGTGTTAAAGGGCTACGGTCAGGCTGTAAGCCTCATGAAAAAAATCAAGCCTGATGTAGTATTTTCTAAGGGTGGCTTCGTTTCCGTACCTGTCGTGCTTGCCGCAAAGCACTGCCATGTGCCTGCCATCATCCACGAGTCGGATATCACCCCGGGGCTTGCCAACAAAATCGCCATAAAGGGTGCCAAAAAGGTCTGCTGCAATTTCCCTGAGACCATGAAATATCTGCCTGCAGACAAGGCTGTGCTCACCGGATCACCTATCAGACGCGAGCTTTTTAGCGGCGTTGCCGAAAATGCCATAAAGCTTTGTAATTTTCCTGACCACAATAAGCCTGTCATCCTCATCATCGGAGGAAGCCTCGGCTCTAAAAAGGTTAATGAAGCTGTCCGTGAGATTCTTCCTGAACTACTAAAGGATTTCTATGTGATTCACCTCTGCGGAAAGGGCAATCTGGACAACAAGCTTGCCGGAATCACAGGCTATGCACAGTTTGAGTACGCCAATGCTGAACTCACCGACATGTTTGCTCTGGCTGACATGGCTATTTCAAGAGCCGGAGCCAACTCCATCTGCGAGCTGCTTGCTCTGCACAAGCCAAACATCCTGATTCCTCTTTCTGCTGCTGCCAGCCGCGGAGACCAGGTATTAAATGCAAAATCCTTCAAAAAACAGGGCTTTTCATATGTCATCGAGGAGGAGGAGCTCACAAAGGATTCTCTGCTTAGCGCAGTAAAAGAGGTATACGGCAACAGGGATAAATATAAGGATGCCATGGCAAAAAGCGGTCAGATGGATTCCATCGCTACTATAATCGATTTGATTAACTCTCAGGTGAAGAAGTCGTCATAG
- a CDS encoding cell wall hydrolase, translating into MKLNKKVIDSITVCGLCAMLTVTAVTNSGRSEVKAEDKVLANTGLEHTGYNSYAGVAATLFDYEKGLTAENAVTVEKENVEMVAAAQDAQQEAQPQLTQEQQEWQTKLMPKVEESLNVRAQADEQSDIVGKLYKGSVADIVENDGTWAHIKSGNVDGYVNVSYCVTGTDALSYAYDRCGEIATVNTDGLRVREAADTNSKALEVADQGKTYQVDRAAQAQDGWIAVVCDSQTGYIAADYATRSLNTRVGITIEEEQAQIAAQKEAERKAAEEKAAKEAAKAAKESKKTETTQGEAVSAGADDLTLLAAIIECEAGGESYECQLAVGAAVINRVKSGSYPNSISGVIYQKGQFGPASSGKLARKLSGRISSSCYSAAQEAMSGVDNTGGCTSFNDHGSGISIGNMKFR; encoded by the coding sequence ATGAAGCTAAACAAAAAAGTAATCGATAGCATTACGGTCTGTGGACTGTGCGCCATGCTGACGGTTACCGCGGTTACTAACAGCGGACGCTCTGAGGTCAAAGCAGAGGATAAGGTGCTAGCAAACACTGGTTTAGAGCATACTGGTTATAATAGTTATGCTGGCGTGGCAGCGACTCTTTTTGATTATGAGAAGGGTCTCACAGCAGAGAATGCTGTTACAGTAGAAAAAGAAAATGTTGAGATGGTGGCAGCAGCACAGGATGCACAGCAGGAGGCACAGCCACAGCTCACACAGGAGCAGCAGGAATGGCAGACAAAGCTTATGCCAAAAGTTGAAGAATCACTCAACGTAAGAGCACAGGCCGATGAACAGTCAGATATTGTTGGAAAACTATATAAAGGAAGTGTGGCAGACATCGTAGAAAACGATGGCACATGGGCTCACATCAAGTCAGGAAATGTAGACGGATACGTTAATGTTTCTTACTGTGTGACCGGAACTGACGCACTAAGCTATGCTTACGACAGATGCGGAGAAATTGCTACAGTAAATACAGACGGACTTCGTGTGAGAGAGGCAGCAGATACAAACAGCAAGGCCTTAGAGGTAGCTGACCAGGGCAAGACCTATCAGGTGGACCGCGCAGCACAGGCACAGGATGGCTGGATCGCAGTAGTCTGTGATTCACAGACAGGATATATCGCAGCAGATTATGCGACACGTTCCCTCAACACAAGAGTGGGTATCACAATTGAAGAGGAACAGGCTCAGATAGCTGCACAGAAAGAGGCTGAGAGAAAGGCCGCAGAAGAAAAGGCAGCAAAAGAAGCTGCAAAAGCAGCAAAGGAATCAAAGAAAACAGAGACCACACAGGGCGAGGCGGTAAGTGCAGGAGCAGATGACCTGACACTGCTTGCAGCAATCATCGAGTGTGAGGCAGGCGGAGAGAGCTATGAATGTCAGCTTGCAGTAGGAGCGGCAGTCATCAACAGAGTAAAGAGCGGCTCATATCCAAACAGCATCTCAGGTGTTATTTACCAGAAAGGCCAGTTTGGACCGGCATCATCAGGAAAGCTCGCAAGAAAGCTTAGCGGACGCATTTCTTCTTCATGCTACAGTGCAGCACAGGAGGCAATGTCCGGAGTGGACAACACAGGAGGATGTACATCCTTCAATGACCATGGCTCAGGAATATCAATCGGAAATATGAAGTTCAGATAA
- the argF gene encoding ornithine carbamoyltransferase → MQLKGRNFLKLMDYTPEEITYLIDLSQELKEKKKKGIRHDELTGKNIALIFEKTSTRTRCSFEVAAHDLGMHVTYLDPSGSQIGKKESIADTARVLGRMFDGIEYRGYGQEIVEELAKYAGVPVWNGLTNEFHPTQMIADMLTIREHLGRLGGVKFVYMGDARYNMGNSLMVTCAKLGMDFVACTNKKYFPNDELVKYCKDVAETTGASITLTEDVAEGTKDADVIYTDVWVSMGEPEEVWAERINDLKPYQVNAKAFENAKDSAIFMHCLPAFHDLKTTIGKQVYEKFGLSELEVTDEVFESERSVVFDEAENRMHSIKAIMRATLAD, encoded by the coding sequence ATGCAGTTAAAGGGACGAAACTTTTTAAAACTTATGGATTACACTCCGGAAGAGATTACTTATCTGATTGACCTCTCACAGGAGCTGAAGGAAAAGAAGAAAAAAGGCATCAGACATGATGAACTCACAGGCAAGAATATAGCGCTGATTTTTGAAAAGACCAGTACCAGAACTCGCTGCTCTTTTGAGGTAGCGGCACATGACCTTGGAATGCATGTCACATACCTTGACCCGAGCGGTTCACAGATAGGTAAAAAGGAGAGCATCGCCGATACAGCGCGCGTGCTCGGCAGAATGTTTGACGGAATCGAGTACCGTGGATACGGACAGGAAATCGTGGAGGAGCTGGCTAAATACGCAGGCGTACCGGTATGGAACGGCCTGACAAATGAGTTCCACCCGACACAGATGATAGCAGATATGCTTACAATCCGTGAGCACCTCGGCAGACTGGGGGGCGTGAAATTTGTATACATGGGAGATGCAAGATACAACATGGGCAATTCACTCATGGTCACATGTGCAAAGCTTGGCATGGACTTCGTGGCATGCACAAACAAGAAATATTTCCCAAATGATGAGCTTGTAAAATACTGTAAGGACGTTGCAGAAACAACCGGCGCATCAATCACACTCACAGAGGATGTGGCAGAGGGCACAAAGGATGCAGATGTCATCTACACAGATGTGTGGGTATCAATGGGCGAGCCGGAAGAGGTATGGGCAGAGCGAATTAACGACTTAAAGCCATATCAGGTAAATGCAAAAGCATTTGAAAATGCAAAGGATAGCGCAATCTTTATGCACTGTCTGCCTGCATTCCATGATTTAAAGACCACAATCGGCAAGCAGGTCTATGAGAAGTTTGGACTGAGTGAGCTTGAGGTGACAGACGAGGTATTTGAGTCAGAGCGTTCAGTGGTATTTGATGAGGCAGAGAACCGTATGCACTCAATCAAGGCTATCATGCGTGCAACACTTGCGGACTAG
- a CDS encoding biotin--[acetyl-CoA-carboxylase] ligase, giving the protein MKEEILRLLRSADGYISGQELCNRFRVSRTAVWKAINQLKEAGYEIEAQQNKGYRLMAAPDLMTEAEIKSLMHTDWVAKEVLYFDTIDSTNIKAQELAEKGYPSGTLVVADKQESGKGRRGRSWVSPSGTGIFMTLMIKPDINPNNASMLTLVAALAVAKAITSVTGEEALIKWPNDIVVNGKKVCGILTEMNAQFDYINHIVVGIGINVHNESFPEEISQMASSLMIEAGGKRFHRAQIIAETMSYFEQYYDTFLKTQDLSALVREYDELLVNRNKSVRVLDPKEPFDGKAMGITPKGELIVDTWESRKLVSSGEVSVRGIYGYV; this is encoded by the coding sequence ATGAAGGAAGAAATACTTAGACTTCTACGCAGCGCTGACGGCTATATTTCAGGGCAGGAGCTATGCAACCGGTTCAGAGTATCGCGCACAGCCGTGTGGAAGGCCATAAACCAGCTAAAGGAAGCCGGATATGAGATAGAGGCACAACAGAATAAGGGCTACAGGCTCATGGCAGCGCCGGATCTGATGACAGAGGCGGAGATAAAAAGCCTCATGCACACAGACTGGGTGGCAAAGGAAGTGCTGTATTTTGATACAATAGACTCCACCAACATCAAGGCTCAGGAGCTTGCCGAAAAAGGCTATCCGAGCGGCACCTTAGTCGTAGCGGACAAGCAGGAGTCAGGCAAGGGGCGCCGCGGCCGCAGCTGGGTATCGCCGTCCGGCACAGGTATTTTCATGACACTTATGATAAAGCCTGATATCAATCCAAACAATGCATCCATGCTCACGCTTGTGGCAGCTCTTGCTGTCGCAAAGGCAATAACAAGCGTTACAGGCGAGGAAGCCCTGATAAAGTGGCCAAACGACATTGTGGTAAACGGCAAAAAGGTGTGCGGCATACTCACAGAGATGAATGCGCAGTTTGACTACATCAACCATATTGTTGTAGGTATCGGTATCAACGTGCACAATGAGAGCTTTCCGGAGGAAATCAGTCAGATGGCGAGCTCACTCATGATAGAAGCAGGTGGCAAAAGATTTCACCGTGCGCAGATAATCGCAGAGACCATGTCATACTTTGAGCAGTATTATGACACATTTTTAAAGACGCAGGATCTTTCAGCCCTCGTCAGGGAGTATGATGAGCTGTTGGTCAACAGGAACAAATCAGTAAGGGTACTGGATCCGAAGGAGCCGTTTGACGGAAAAGCGATGGGCATCACGCCTAAGGGCGAGCTGATCGTGGACACATGGGAGTCGCGCAAGCTGGTTTCAAGCGGAGAAGTATCAGTGAGAGGAATATACGGATATGTCTAA
- a CDS encoding DUF6145 family protein yields MSKEVVLCVSNAYQKKYYLNENFNGLPQTIRDELKIMCVLYTEDVGGILELVFDEDGNLDFRTSCKENDFFYDEIGSVLKIKQYRNERRELLESIETYYRIVFLGEGLEEE; encoded by the coding sequence ATGTCTAAAGAGGTAGTACTTTGCGTGTCAAACGCATATCAGAAAAAATATTATCTGAACGAGAATTTTAACGGACTTCCACAGACTATAAGGGACGAGCTCAAAATCATGTGCGTCCTGTATACAGAGGATGTGGGAGGCATACTGGAGCTGGTGTTTGATGAGGACGGAAACCTCGATTTCAGAACATCCTGCAAGGAAAATGACTTTTTCTATGATGAGATAGGAAGCGTGCTAAAGATAAAGCAGTACCGCAACGAGCGAAGAGAGCTGCTCGAGTCGATAGAGACGTATTATCGCATAGTATTTTTGGGAGAAGGACTCGAGGAGGAATAA
- a CDS encoding type III pantothenate kinase, which produces MILALDVGNTNITCGVFDGDRIKASFRITTKMPRTSDEYGMLLSTLLERNQVGMDDIHDAIICSVVPNIMHSLQNGLIKYFNIRPIIVEAGIKTGIRIATPNPQQIGADRIVDAVAAYELYGGPVLVIDFGTATTYDMVDENGTFMGGITAPGIRISAKALWEDAAKLPEIEIKKPDNILGKDTITSMQAGLVYGQIGQTEYIINKVKEETGMYDAKVVVTGGLGRIISNETENVDVYDPDLTLKGINLVYRKQNRKGVK; this is translated from the coding sequence ATGATTTTAGCACTGGACGTAGGAAATACAAACATAACATGCGGCGTGTTTGATGGTGACAGGATAAAAGCAAGCTTTAGAATTACAACTAAAATGCCACGTACATCAGATGAATATGGCATGCTTCTGAGCACTCTGCTTGAAAGAAATCAGGTAGGCATGGACGACATACATGATGCAATCATCTGCTCCGTTGTACCGAATATCATGCATTCACTGCAGAATGGCCTAATAAAATACTTCAATATCAGGCCGATAATCGTGGAGGCGGGCATCAAAACAGGCATCCGTATCGCCACACCAAATCCGCAGCAAATTGGCGCAGACCGTATAGTAGACGCCGTAGCTGCATATGAATTATATGGAGGACCTGTTTTGGTCATAGATTTTGGCACAGCAACCACCTACGATATGGTCGATGAAAACGGTACCTTCATGGGAGGAATCACAGCACCGGGCATACGTATCTCAGCCAAGGCACTCTGGGAGGATGCGGCAAAGCTTCCTGAGATAGAGATTAAAAAGCCTGATAATATCCTCGGAAAGGACACCATCACCAGCATGCAGGCGGGACTTGTGTATGGACAGATAGGACAGACAGAGTACATCATCAACAAGGTAAAGGAAGAAACAGGCATGTACGATGCAAAGGTTGTAGTGACCGGCGGACTCGGCAGAATAATATCCAATGAGACAGAAAACGTGGATGTATACGATCCGGATCTGACATTAAAGGGCATAAACCTCGTGTATCGCAAGCAGAACCGCAAGGGAGTGAAGTAA
- the dusB gene encoding tRNA dihydrouridine synthase DusB — protein sequence MDIHQIRKLQIGSVTLPNNLILGPMAGVTDLPFRLLCKEQGAGLLCMEMVSAKAILYKNKNTESLLSIDEREKPVSLQMFGSDPQIMAQIAKQIEERPFDILDINMGCPVPKIVNNGEGSALMKNPLLAGQIIESIVKAIDKPVTVKIRKGFDDEHVNAVELAHVAEESGASAVAVHGRTREQYYSGKADWDIIRQVKEAVSIPVIGNGDLLSAEDVIKMQEQTGCDGFMIARGAQGNPWIFSQILHYFETGEHQEKPSFEEVRRMILRHARMMIEFKGEYTGIHEMRKHTAWYTAGYPHSSRLRAAVNTVESLEQLEELLYK from the coding sequence ATGGATATTCATCAGATACGAAAGCTTCAGATAGGAAGTGTGACACTCCCAAACAACCTGATACTGGGACCTATGGCAGGCGTGACAGACCTGCCATTTCGCTTATTGTGCAAGGAGCAGGGAGCCGGGCTTTTATGTATGGAAATGGTCAGCGCCAAGGCAATTTTGTACAAAAACAAAAATACAGAGTCGCTTCTTTCAATAGATGAAAGAGAAAAGCCTGTTTCACTCCAGATGTTTGGCTCAGACCCGCAGATAATGGCTCAGATAGCAAAGCAGATAGAGGAAAGACCGTTTGACATACTGGATATCAACATGGGTTGTCCGGTGCCCAAAATCGTAAACAACGGTGAGGGCTCAGCACTCATGAAAAATCCGCTTCTTGCAGGTCAGATTATAGAGAGCATAGTAAAAGCGATAGATAAGCCGGTCACCGTAAAAATACGAAAGGGCTTCGATGATGAGCATGTCAACGCAGTAGAGCTGGCACATGTGGCTGAAGAAAGCGGCGCAAGCGCAGTCGCAGTGCATGGCAGGACCAGAGAGCAGTACTACTCCGGTAAAGCCGACTGGGACATCATAAGGCAGGTAAAAGAGGCTGTCTCAATACCGGTCATAGGAAACGGAGACCTGCTTAGCGCAGAAGATGTCATAAAAATGCAGGAGCAGACAGGCTGCGACGGCTTTATGATAGCCAGGGGAGCGCAGGGCAATCCATGGATTTTCTCACAGATACTGCATTACTTTGAGACCGGCGAGCATCAGGAAAAGCCATCCTTTGAGGAAGTACGCCGGATGATACTGCGCCATGCACGCATGATGATAGAGTTCAAGGGCGAGTACACGGGAATACACGAGATGAGAAAGCACACAGCGTGGTATACGGCAGGATATCCGCATTCATCAAGGCTGCGCGCGGCGGTGAATACGGTGGAGAGCTTAGAACAGCTTGAGGAGCTTTTGTATAAGTAG
- the greA gene encoding transcription elongation factor GreA, which yields MDNKKNILTYAGLKKLEDELEQLKVVKRKEVSQKIKEAREQGDLSENAEYDAAKDEQRDIEARIEEIEKILKNAEVVVEEEVDLDKISIGCKIRILDCEFDEELEYKIVGSTEANSLKGKISNESPVGKALLGKKVGDTVTVETQVGELTYKVLEIQRAEEN from the coding sequence ATGGATAACAAGAAAAATATTCTGACATATGCAGGTCTTAAGAAGCTCGAGGATGAGCTTGAGCAGTTAAAGGTTGTTAAGCGTAAAGAGGTTTCCCAGAAGATCAAGGAGGCTCGTGAGCAGGGTGATTTATCTGAGAATGCTGAGTATGATGCAGCTAAGGATGAGCAGCGCGATATCGAGGCTCGTATTGAGGAAATCGAGAAAATCCTTAAGAATGCAGAGGTTGTTGTTGAGGAGGAGGTTGACCTTGACAAGATTTCTATCGGATGTAAGATCCGCATCTTAGATTGTGAGTTTGATGAGGAGCTTGAGTACAAAATTGTTGGTTCAACAGAGGCAAACAGCTTAAAGGGCAAGATTTCAAACGAGTCACCTGTAGGTAAAGCTCTTCTTGGAAAGAAAGTCGGAGATACTGTAACTGTTGAGACTCAGGTAGGAGAGCTCACATACAAGGTACTCGAGATCCAGAGAGCAGAAGAGAACTAA
- the lysS gene encoding lysine--tRNA ligase has product MANQNNNKGGQQQDVNQLLKVRREKLQNLQEAGKDPFQITKYNVTHHSSDVKELYNAHEAEILGDRKAPDVEGLDDAAKREVINNDYNERREIMDAKPIEVSIAGRMMFKRVMGKASFCNIQDLKGNIQVYVARDNVGEDSYADFKKSDIGDIYGVKGFAFRTKTGEISIHAEEITLLSKSLQILPEKFHGLTDTDTRYRQRYVDLIMNQESKEVFIKRSQILKEIRNFLAGRDFMEVETPMLVSNAGGAAARPFETHYNALNEDVKLRISLELYLKRLIVGGLERVYEIGRVFRNEGVDTRHNPEFTLMELYQAYTDYEGMMELTESMFRYLAEKVCGSTKISYNGVEIDLGKPFARMTMIDAIKKYAGVDFDQVPDDAAAKKLADEHHIEYEERHKKGDIVNLFFEEYCEKELIQPTFIMDHPIEISPLTKKKPSDPTKVERFELFCNTWEMCNAYSELNDPIDQRERFAAQDANAAAGDDEAEHTDEDFLNALEIGMPPTGGIGYGIDRLVMLLTDSQAIRDVLLFPTMKSLDK; this is encoded by the coding sequence ATGGCAAATCAGAATAATAACAAGGGTGGACAGCAGCAGGACGTAAACCAGCTCCTTAAGGTCCGCCGTGAAAAATTACAGAATTTACAGGAAGCAGGAAAGGATCCCTTCCAGATTACAAAGTACAATGTCACTCATCACAGCAGCGATGTAAAGGAGCTTTACAATGCGCATGAGGCTGAGATTCTCGGTGACAGAAAGGCTCCGGATGTTGAGGGCTTGGATGACGCTGCAAAGCGAGAGGTAATCAACAATGATTACAACGAGAGAAGAGAAATCATGGATGCAAAGCCAATCGAGGTAAGCATTGCCGGACGTATGATGTTCAAGCGTGTCATGGGTAAGGCTTCTTTCTGCAATATTCAGGACTTAAAGGGCAATATCCAGGTATATGTGGCAAGGGACAATGTCGGAGAAGACTCATACGCAGACTTCAAGAAATCAGACATCGGTGATATCTACGGTGTAAAGGGCTTCGCTTTCAGAACAAAGACAGGCGAAATCTCAATCCATGCAGAGGAGATAACACTCCTTTCAAAATCACTCCAGATACTCCCGGAGAAGTTCCATGGACTGACAGACACAGACACCAGATATCGTCAGAGATATGTAGACCTTATCATGAATCAGGAGAGCAAAGAGGTATTTATCAAGCGCTCACAGATACTCAAGGAAATCCGTAACTTCCTTGCAGGCCGTGATTTCATGGAGGTTGAGACACCTATGCTTGTTTCAAACGCAGGTGGTGCCGCAGCAAGACCATTCGAGACACACTACAACGCATTGAACGAGGATGTAAAGCTTCGTATTTCCCTTGAGCTTTACTTAAAGAGACTCATCGTCGGAGGACTTGAGCGAGTATACGAGATCGGACGAGTTTTCCGTAACGAGGGCGTAGATACACGTCACAACCCTGAGTTCACACTTATGGAACTTTATCAGGCATACACAGACTACGAGGGCATGATGGAGCTGACAGAGTCAATGTTCCGTTACCTCGCTGAGAAGGTATGCGGTTCGACAAAAATCTCATACAACGGCGTGGAAATCGACCTTGGAAAGCCATTCGCAAGAATGACAATGATAGACGCAATCAAGAAATACGCAGGCGTAGACTTCGACCAGGTACCTGATGATGCAGCCGCAAAGAAGCTTGCAGACGAGCATCATATCGAGTATGAGGAGCGTCACAAGAAGGGTGACATCGTAAACCTTTTCTTCGAGGAGTACTGTGAGAAAGAGCTTATCCAGCCAACATTCATCATGGATCACCCAATTGAGATATCACCTCTCACAAAGAAGAAACCAAGCGATCCTACAAAGGTAGAGCGTTTTGAGCTGTTCTGTAATACATGGGAGATGTGTAACGCATACTCAGAGCTCAACGACCCAATCGACCAGCGTGAGCGTTTCGCAGCACAGGATGCCAACGCAGCAGCAGGCGATGACGAGGCAGAGCACACAGATGAGGACTTCCTCAATGCACTTGAAATCGGTATGCCGCCAACAGGTGGAATCGGATACGGAATCGATCGTCTTGTAATGCTTTTGACAGATAGCCAGGCAATTAGGGACGTATTACTGTTCCCGACAATGAAGAGCTTGGATAAATAA